A stretch of DNA from Caldalkalibacillus thermarum:
TATCAGCCTACCGCTTTTATCTCCTTCAACTTCCTTTAGTTGAGAACGTGCTGCACTTGACTAACGCCTATTATAATATCGCTTTAACGCTGATGGCCCTGGATGACTATAAAAATGCCATCCGGTATGCCCGCCAAGCCTTGGCCATGTTTGAAGAGCTGGATCACCAATACAGAATATGCGCCTGCTATATTTTGCTGGGTGTCCTGTATATGGACATCAAATCGTACAACGATTCGGAAAGTTATCTCTACAAAGCATTGGAACTGGCCTCTGACTTGCAATTTTCCGAGTTGCTTGACGATATTTACCATAACCTAGGTTTGTTGTGCAAAGAAACTGGTGACAAAGGGAAGGCATTAGAGTGGTTCGGAAGAGCCCAAGAGTTAAGCAAACGGAATAAGGCCAGAGATATCACCAAGACCTGCTCGGCCATGATTATGATTTATCTTGACCTAAACGAATTGGAAATAGCCAGGAAAATGGTGGAAAAAGCGAAGCCCTATTCCCTTACAGAATTTGACTGGTACAACTTAAAGGCACTCGAAGCTGAATGTATTTTAAGGGACGGGCGGCATGGGGAATTTGAACAGATCATGCTCGAGGTTGTCCATTATTTTCACGAAAAACAAAACTACCATTGTCTCAAGCGTTTCGCTAAGAAACTGGCTGATCATTACCAGCGTGCACGAAAATATAAAAAGGCCTGTTACTTTTATGCCCTGGCCCTTGAAGCTTATGAACAGCAGGAGTGAAAGGAGGTGAACGAAGGTGAAGAAGGTTTTCTTAATATTGTTCACCCTGTTTTTGCTCTTCGTAGGTACTGCTGGAAGTGTAACATTTGACTCGCTGATTCAAACAGGCCATATTTTTGGCCCTGAAGAGATGATAATTGCTCACCCGGATGCAAGGGTTCCTGGTCCGTTTAACATCGATGCCTAAGGGAAATTAAGACAAAAAAGTTGAGTTTTGTGTAAGGGAAGGACAGTTTTTGAGGTAAAGTTTGATGGACGATGACCCCATCGTCCTTTTTTACTTTAAAATGATAGTGGCTTTTACTATAAAGCATTGACGGATAGAGAGTCGTATAATATACTGGTCTTGAACATTGAAAATGATTATCAATTATTTAAAATAATTCTAAATAAGGTCTGTCCGGCGATATTGAGTCATTTAACATCTGATTGAGCGTCATGGAGAGACGGGGTGATGGGTGTGGCTTTCATACAAATCAAACAGTTGACCAAACATTTTAAGGATGCTTTAAAACCCGCCGTTGACCGGTTTGAATTAGATATAGAACAGGGGGAAATTATTACGCTCTTAGGACCAAGCGGATGCGGCAAAACAACCACTTTGCGCATGATTGCCGGCTTTGAACAACCCTCTAGTGGACAAATCATCATCGGAGGGAAAGTGGTTCATGATGCACATTTTTCCCTTCCCCCCGAAAAGCGCGGGATTGGCATGGTATTTCAGGATTATGCCCTGTTTCCCCATTTGACGATTGAAAAAAATATAATGTTTGGATTAGCAAAGTGGAAAACAAAGGAAAAAAAGGAACGGACACAGGAAATCTTGGAGTTGGTTGGCCTGAGTCAATTTGCCGACCGCTATCCCCATCAGCTATCCGGCGGACAACAGCAAAGAGTGGCCCTGGCCAGAGCTTTGGCCCCCCGTCCGAACGTAGTGCTTATGGATGAGCCTTTCAGCAATTTGGATGCTGGGTTGCGGGAAAAAATGCGTTATGAAGTAACCAATATTTTACGTAAGACCAACACAACGGCGATTATTGTCACCCATGACCAAAAGGATGCCTTTGCCGTTTCTGACCGTGTCGTGGTCATGAATGAAGGCGTAATTCAACAGGTTGCTGCTCCGCGTGAAATGTACCGCTGTCCCAAAAACTGCTTTGTGGCTCAGTTTCTTGGCAAAACCAACCTTATTTCGGGCACCCTCGCCGATGATTTAAAACATGTCTATACCCACATCGGCAAAGTGTGTTTGCCTGAAAAAACTAAAGCGTGGCTTGAGACGGTCACTCTGTCTATTCGTCCTGAAGGCTGCAGGCTGGTGGATGGCGGTCGTTATTGCGGTCAAGTGGAGAACGTCATTTACAGCGGGGAATATCAGGAGCTGGAGGTTAAGGTTAAAACGGATGATGGCAGATATGAGTCAATGATTCTTTATGCACCTGTAGAGCAGGAAATCGAAGTGGGACAGATTGTTTCCTTTGACATTGCACCTGAACTGGTGGCTGTCGTTGAGCAATAAGGTGTATACTGCCAACCCTTGTTTTAACTTACCTCCGACAGAAGTCTCCCACTTCTAAGCGAAGCGAAAGTGGGAGATGAATGTCGGTTTGATGTAGCCTCATTATGATGAGTGTGGTAAAATAAAATCAAACAAACGTTCGTATTGTGGGCAGGTGATGCGGATATGGCCAACAAAGCCTACAAATTCCGTCTGTATCCAACACAAGAACAAGCACAACTGCTCGCCAAAACGTTCGGTTGTGTCCGTTTCGTCTACAACAAAATGCTTGAGGAAACGCATACAAATTTATGAAAAGTTCAAAGACGACAAAGAAGCCATGAAACAGCACAAATTTCCCACTCCGGCCAAGTACAAACGGGATTTTCCGTGGCTTAAAGAAGTCGATAGCCTTGCTCTGGCAAACGCTCAATTAAACTTGCAAAAAGCATTCACCAACTTCTTCTCTGGCCGGGCGGGATTTCCCAAGTTCAAAAGCCGCAAGGCCAAACAGTCGTACACGACAAATGTGGTCAACGGAAACATTAAGCTTGCCGATGGCTATATCAAGTTACCCAAACTGAAATGGGTCAAATTGAAGCAACATCGGGAGATTCCTGTTCACCACATGATCAAGTCCTGTACGATCACGAAAACTAAAACAGGAAAATATTTTATCTCCATCCTGACAGAATACGAGCACCAACCGATGCCAAAAGAAATAGAAAACGTTGTTGGGCTCGATTTTTCCATGAATACGCTGTATGTCGATAGCGAGGGTAAGAGAGCCAATTATCCTCGATTCTATCGGCAAGCCTTGGAAAAACTGGCCCGGGCCCAACGGGTGCTGTCACGCCGCAGGAAAGGTTCCAACCGTTGGCACAAACAGCGGCTGAAAGTAGCCCAGTTGCACGAAAAGATTGCCAACCAACGGCAGGACTTTTTGCACAAGACTTCACGACAATTGGCCAACCGGTTTGATGCCGTGATGATTGAAGACCTCAACATGAAGGGGATGTCTCAAGCCCTCCATTTCGGTCAAAGCGTTCATGACAACGGCTGGGGCCTGTTCACTACTTTCCTTCAATACAAGTTAGCAGAACAGGGAAAGAAGCTGATCAAAATCGACAAATGGTTCCCCTCATCCAAAACGTGTTCACATTGTGGACGGGTGAAGGCATCTCTGTCTCTCACAGAACGCCAGTTCCGTTGTGAATGCGGTTTTGTGGCAGACAGAGATATCAACGCCGCCATCAATATCAAAAAGGAAGGTCTGAAAAAGTTAGGGACTGCCTGACTGGATCTCGAACCGTGGGGCACACGGGGATCGCTCGGTCAACTTCCCATCATGAGATGGGATTACCCGAGAAGCCTCCACCTCTAAGCGTTAGCGTAGGTGGTGGAAGTATGTCACAACACGAAGTATCTGTTTAATAAAACGGGAAAAATTTGACCGAATGAGGGAAATATGAGATAGTGGAAGGTGTTTCTGATGGGAGGAAACACCTTTTTTCTATGCTGTGAAAGGAGTTATGCAGGGTGTCGCGTTTAACTGCCGGTTTGATTGTCTTTGTCGGGGCGGCAGGCTACGGCGTATTGGCCACGTGTGTTAAAATTGGCTATGACAAAGGATTCCATGTAGGTGAGATCACAGGGAGCCAAATGTTTTTGGGGGCTGTCATCCTGTGGATCCTTGCTTTGTTTAAAGTCCGTCCCTGGCCAAAGTTGGCTTGGAAAAATACACTGCTTCTCATGGGGGTGGGCACTTTCACTGGGTTAACCGGTGTCTTCTACTATACTTCTTTAGCATCCTTGCCGGCTTCCATCGCCATTATTTTATTATTCCAGTTTACGTGGATCGGTGTCCTTTACGAATGGCTATTTGACCGCAAAAAGCCAACCAAAGAAACCTATTTCAGTTTAGGGCTGGTCCTGATGGGAACCATACTGGCTGCCAATGTGATTGAAGGTGACTTTTCCGCGTTTAACTGGTTCGGCTTGCTGATGGGTTTATGCTCGGCTTTTACCTATGCTGGCTTTATCTATGCCAGTGGAAAAATATCCACCAATATCAGTCCCTGGTTGCGCAGCCCGCTTATGATTACCGGCTCTGCCCTAGCCATATTTCTTATTTTTCCCCCCACGTTTTTTACATCTGGAGTGTTGGGGGAAGGATTGTGGTATTTGGCGCTGATAATGGCTTTTTTTGGAGCTGTTCTGCCCACTGTTTGCTTTACGGTGGGCGTCCCCTACATTGGCAGCGGCTTGGCCACCATCATCAGTTCGGTAGAGTTGCCCGTTGCGGTTTTGATGGCCTGGATCGTCTTATCTGAATCGGTTTCGCCCTTACAGTGGGCAGGAGTGGTCATGATCTTGGCAGCAATTGCTCTGGGTGAGCTGAAAAACCTGCGAATGAATCAAAAAAAGAAAAAAAGCTTATCAAGTGTTTGACAAATTAATGGGGAAATGATAAGATGGAGTCAAATATTAAGGAAACCCACTGGCTCCTTAATATTTGTCCAATTTCATACGTTCGGTCAAGATGGATGTTGAATTTGTAAGTCGTACCTGTAAAGGAGGACTTTCAAGTTTAAGGTCCTTCTTGGGTACGACTTTTTTACATCTTTAACCCCCCATCTTCCGAACAGCACTATTTCAAGGCAGTAGCCAGAAAGTAGGAGGTT
This window harbors:
- a CDS encoding helix-turn-helix transcriptional regulator; the protein is MTTLHIGQRIVKLREKRNMSRKMLADGVASYSHMGNIELGKFAPSEQVLAKLARKLDVPEHYLLQYHQQDEKLEQKLNTLWKGIHDNLDLAQHTLHEIESLYSYIPSLEQELHYYLLKTLLYLKGHQIKEADHLLHTEIQPMVDEDRTAMLPRYLLERYYYVRALSSYHQNDYLSAYRFYLLQLPLVENVLHLTNAYYNIALTLMALDDYKNAIRYARQALAMFEELDHQYRICACYILLGVLYMDIKSYNDSESYLYKALELASDLQFSELLDDIYHNLGLLCKETGDKGKALEWFGRAQELSKRNKARDITKTCSAMIMIYLDLNELEIARKMVEKAKPYSLTEFDWYNLKALEAECILRDGRHGEFEQIMLEVVHYFHEKQNYHCLKRFAKKLADHYQRARKYKKACYFYALALEAYEQQE
- a CDS encoding ABC transporter ATP-binding protein gives rise to the protein MAFIQIKQLTKHFKDALKPAVDRFELDIEQGEIITLLGPSGCGKTTTLRMIAGFEQPSSGQIIIGGKVVHDAHFSLPPEKRGIGMVFQDYALFPHLTIEKNIMFGLAKWKTKEKKERTQEILELVGLSQFADRYPHQLSGGQQQRVALARALAPRPNVVLMDEPFSNLDAGLREKMRYEVTNILRKTNTTAIIVTHDQKDAFAVSDRVVVMNEGVIQQVAAPREMYRCPKNCFVAQFLGKTNLISGTLADDLKHVYTHIGKVCLPEKTKAWLETVTLSIRPEGCRLVDGGRYCGQVENVIYSGEYQELEVKVKTDDGRYESMILYAPVEQEIEVGQIVSFDIAPELVAVVEQ
- a CDS encoding EamA family transporter, which gives rise to MSRLTAGLIVFVGAAGYGVLATCVKIGYDKGFHVGEITGSQMFLGAVILWILALFKVRPWPKLAWKNTLLLMGVGTFTGLTGVFYYTSLASLPASIAIILLFQFTWIGVLYEWLFDRKKPTKETYFSLGLVLMGTILAANVIEGDFSAFNWFGLLMGLCSAFTYAGFIYASGKISTNISPWLRSPLMITGSALAIFLIFPPTFFTSGVLGEGLWYLALIMAFFGAVLPTVCFTVGVPYIGSGLATIISSVELPVAVLMAWIVLSESVSPLQWAGVVMILAAIALGELKNLRMNQKKKKSLSSV